A stretch of the Gemmatimonadaceae bacterium genome encodes the following:
- a CDS encoding HAD-IC family P-type ATPase, which produces MTARTRMPAAPDSAGKGLTAAKAAELLQSHGPNTLPPARQRSSLAILAHQFRSLIVLLLLVASGIAFAMGDLSEGIAILVVILLNALIGFGTEWKAGRALDSLRSHEVPVARVRRDGHERQVPASELVPGDVVLLHAGDRVPADARVLHATGLHVDESSLTGESVAVLKVHAPEPDAGAALGDRTGMVHMGTTVMAGRGSAEVTATGADTELGHVGRLIADVADRATPLEAKLAELSRAMLVLVLVLCAVIVVAGWLRGNDLLRMLEVGVSLAIAAVPEGLLAVTTMTLAVGMQRMARMKALVRRLPAVEALGATTVICTDKTGTLTQNEMTVRVLLAGPRRIEVTGQGYARDGVLHDAGHEATVLAGATAGDPLAIALRIGALCGDATVQRTGDAVTVLGDPTEVALVVLAEKAGLSRAALQAAWVRTAESPFDSATKRMHTVHQRADGSRVVFAKGAPSSILAASGWELTAEGRSPLTDDARAAWVDRNNVLAGQALRVLALACRELDAGDDAPVETLAHDLTFVGLVGMMDPLSDGVTETVAVCRRAGIRVVMITGDQLVTAAEIARQLGIDHAADGRTLRVVHARELAGLDASGWERVVADAAVFARVTPEHKLQIVAALQREGAVVAMTGDGVNDAPALKAADVGIAMGIRGTDVAKDAADIVITDDHFATIVAAVEQGRVIVSNILRFIHYLFACNFAEILTVFAAIMLGWPLPIGVLQILWLNMVTDLFPALSLAMEPAAPGVMQQPPRDPGEALLTRGFAWLIAWQGMLLAASTLVAFAVGMRWHGRSGTELAHAVTVAFMTLSMVQIVHTFSARSRTASIIGAGFLGNRWLWGAVLGSAALQLAAVEVPFLRGVLDTVSLTWADWGLVAACSAAPVIVIELVKAVGRRRSAVPWRR; this is translated from the coding sequence AACGCACTGATCGGCTTCGGCACCGAGTGGAAGGCGGGGCGTGCGCTCGATTCGCTGCGCAGCCACGAGGTGCCGGTGGCGCGGGTGCGCCGCGATGGCCACGAACGCCAGGTGCCGGCCAGCGAGCTGGTGCCGGGTGACGTGGTGCTGCTGCATGCCGGCGATCGCGTGCCGGCCGATGCGCGCGTGCTGCACGCCACGGGCCTGCACGTGGACGAGTCGTCGCTCACCGGTGAGTCGGTGGCGGTGCTCAAGGTGCATGCGCCGGAACCCGACGCGGGTGCCGCCCTCGGCGACCGCACGGGGATGGTGCACATGGGGACGACGGTGATGGCGGGACGCGGGTCGGCCGAGGTCACGGCCACCGGCGCCGACACGGAGCTGGGACACGTGGGCAGGCTGATCGCCGATGTCGCGGATCGCGCCACACCGCTCGAAGCGAAGCTGGCGGAGCTCAGCCGCGCGATGCTGGTGCTGGTCCTGGTGCTCTGCGCGGTGATCGTGGTGGCCGGCTGGCTGCGTGGCAACGACCTGCTGCGCATGCTGGAGGTGGGGGTGTCGCTGGCCATCGCGGCGGTGCCGGAAGGGCTGCTGGCGGTGACGACCATGACGCTGGCCGTCGGCATGCAGCGCATGGCGCGGATGAAGGCGCTGGTGCGGCGGCTGCCGGCGGTCGAGGCCCTCGGCGCCACCACGGTCATCTGCACCGACAAGACGGGAACACTCACGCAGAACGAGATGACGGTGCGCGTGCTGCTGGCCGGCCCGCGCCGCATCGAGGTCACGGGCCAGGGTTACGCGCGCGACGGGGTGCTGCACGACGCCGGCCACGAGGCGACCGTCCTCGCCGGCGCCACTGCCGGTGATCCGCTCGCGATCGCCCTCCGCATCGGCGCACTCTGCGGCGACGCCACCGTGCAGCGCACCGGTGACGCCGTCACGGTGCTCGGTGACCCCACGGAGGTCGCGCTGGTGGTGCTGGCCGAGAAGGCGGGGCTCTCGCGGGCGGCGCTGCAGGCGGCGTGGGTGCGCACGGCGGAGAGTCCGTTCGACAGCGCCACGAAGCGGATGCACACGGTGCACCAGCGGGCCGACGGATCGCGGGTGGTGTTCGCGAAGGGGGCCCCGTCGTCGATCCTCGCCGCGAGCGGGTGGGAGTTGACTGCGGAGGGCCGGTCCCCGCTCACCGATGACGCGCGGGCAGCCTGGGTCGATCGCAACAACGTGCTCGCCGGCCAGGCGCTGCGCGTGCTGGCGCTGGCATGCCGCGAACTGGACGCCGGCGACGACGCGCCGGTGGAGACGTTGGCGCACGACCTGACGTTCGTGGGCCTGGTGGGGATGATGGACCCGCTCAGCGACGGGGTGACCGAGACGGTGGCCGTCTGCCGTCGCGCCGGCATCCGGGTGGTGATGATCACCGGCGACCAGCTCGTGACCGCTGCCGAGATCGCGCGGCAGCTCGGCATCGACCACGCGGCCGACGGGCGGACGCTGCGGGTGGTGCACGCGCGCGAGCTGGCCGGCCTGGATGCGTCCGGCTGGGAGCGGGTGGTGGCCGACGCGGCGGTGTTCGCGCGGGTGACGCCGGAGCACAAGCTGCAGATCGTCGCGGCGCTGCAGCGCGAGGGGGCGGTGGTGGCGATGACCGGTGACGGCGTGAACGACGCGCCCGCACTCAAGGCGGCCGACGTGGGCATCGCGATGGGCATCCGCGGCACCGACGTGGCGAAGGATGCGGCGGACATCGTCATCACCGACGACCACTTCGCCACCATCGTCGCGGCGGTGGAACAGGGGCGCGTGATCGTCTCCAACATCCTGCGCTTCATCCACTACCTGTTCGCCTGCAATTTCGCCGAGATCCTCACGGTGTTCGCCGCGATCATGCTCGGCTGGCCGCTGCCGATCGGGGTGCTGCAGATCCTCTGGCTGAACATGGTGACGGACCTGTTCCCGGCGCTGTCGCTGGCGATGGAGCCGGCGGCGCCGGGCGTGATGCAGCAGCCACCGCGCGACCCGGGCGAGGCGCTGCTCACGCGCGGCTTCGCGTGGCTGATCGCGTGGCAGGGGATGCTCCTGGCCGCGAGCACGCTGGTCGCGTTCGCGGTCGGGATGCGCTGGCACGGGCGCAGCGGCACGGAGCTGGCCCATGCCGTGACGGTCGCGTTCATGACGCTCTCGATGGTGCAGATCGTGCACACCTTCAGTGCGCGGTCGCGCACCGCGTCGATCATCGGCGCCGGCTTCCTGGGCAACCGCTGGCTCTGGGGTGCGGTGCTGGGCAGCGCGGCGCTGCAACTGGCGGCGGTGGAGGTGCCCTTCCTGCGCGGGGTGCTGGACACCGTCTCGCTGACGTGGGCGGACTGGGGCCTGGTCGCGGCCTGCTCCGCCGCGCCGGTGATCGTGATCGAGCTGGTGAAGGCGGTGGGGCGCCGTCGCAGCGCGGTGCCCTGGCGGCGTTGA